In the Uranotaenia lowii strain MFRU-FL chromosome 1, ASM2978415v1, whole genome shotgun sequence genome, acacgaagccatggtgtcgggtatgtgctaatttgcattgaagattggccgaacttataatctaaagaatgcaatttagcgcatacgttggcgaaactgcggtgaatccgtgcacccatggtggattatctacatacatacatacataataagttttaatttttcttctccATTGGAGTTCAAGTGATATAACTACAAAAATATGTCCGCTTCCTCCGAAGGATTTTGGTTGAGTTGACCATTTTGTGAGGTTGTACAAGTTTGCTGAACATAAAGAAAGATCAATTGcactaaaattttgattgattattcCAGGGTTATAAGTTTTATCACCTGTGTTAAGCAACACGAGGTTTGAGTCAACGATAGCTTCATGTACGACTCTACCTTTTCCTTGGGTTGTTTCACATCCCCTTATCTCATGGTGACTATTAAAGTCTCCACCTATGACAACTTTACTGTAAttcaaggttcttagatacactaggttctccgactttcacagtaagtttgcgaggagtgagcggggctctcaatgagtttgtttactttttgctcagcttttctgtggtttgttggtaaacaaacttcatgagttccgcatagttgcatagcctacatagccaaaatggctgaatcgggaattcgttattcgggaacacctcctgaatatataaaTACCCACCTTGCTGTAATTGTTGTGTTGTTGCGACTTCGACAGCCCACAGTGGCTGACTACACGGCACCCGCTGTCAGAACGATAACAGATGAGTATAAATAAATAAGTGGCAAACGAGATAAAGAAgactgaaattgaaatttgattcgtCATCCTAACAGTTGAAGTTGAGTTGCGTTCGATTCTAAACTTGgtgttttttagtttaaattaaaatcaacccGACGTTCAATTCAGCATCATTCACTAAATCGTAGGTATTATCAGAATACTCAAAAGGTACACATAACAGAAACAGGTGTGCAACTATTTTTAGGCCGTTCCTACAGTTGGACAATAGGTCGTGACATTGAGGATTTCGCTAGCCGTGACTATAGTTAGTTGTGAGTATTTATAAATCAGTTTCCCACAAAAAGCAGTTAATTAAAACTGTATTTAGTTCGAGCAGGCAGTTGCGAGTTGCGAGGACTCGAGATCTTTTGGAACGCTGCAAGATAGTAGGACACTCAATGTAAGCCTTAGTTTATAGTTTATTTTCCgttaattaaaaagaaattactTTAGCTTTTAGCTACATCCtgtaaaaaactggttttgctGAAAAGAGTCCGAATACGTTCCAACAAACTAAAAGATTGACTCCATCGAGCCATGACTTCCAGCTGCGGAGCCGCTTGCAACAAGCCAGATGATAGTCACATGGTTCAATGCGACGTTTGCGACCTGTGGTGGCATTATGCGTGCGTCGGAGTTGGTGACAGCATCGCAGACAAGGATTTCGTCTGCCCCAAGTGCATCAAATCGAAGGAAGCGCCGGTACCACCGATTGAGGATAACATTTCCATTTCGACGGTGGATTCGTGCAAGCGAAGAGCGCAACTTAAACTCCAAAAGTTGGAGCAAATGAAAGCTCTTCAAGAACGCGAGCTCGAACAGGAGCAGCGCGATCAGGAAAGGCTACTCGAGATGCAGAAACTCGAGAAGGCGGCGGAAATCAATAGAAAGAAGCTggctttggaaaaaatataccTGGATGAGAAGTTTAAAACGTTGGAGGAAGAAGCTGGCGACGAGGACGACCGACAAAGCAGAAGATCAAATAAAAGTCTCAACAGTAGAACGCTTCGATGGAAAATGGACCGACTTCTGGGAAAAACTACGGACACAACGACCGTGTTTATTGCCCCGGAAACAGCGTCTACCCCGGTGTCTGCAGCAACGACTGATACAAGATCTGGCGTCGTCGGATATAATCCCAGTGATCTAGTTTCCGCTATTCCGAAACTTAGTATAGAGCCTTCTACAAGCTCCACCCCCACCACTTTCCCTGCACATACAGGTACGTCACATATTTCTTTACCTGACCGACAGGTGATAGTCCCTCGCGGTTTGCAAACTACTGTTGAAGCGAATCGAAATACGGCAAATACTCTTGTTTTGGATACTATTAGTAAACCTTTGGTATCCACGGGCGCGATTCCGGAAATAACAGAACGTTTTCCACCATCTTTGAGCAAATTTCCGGAAGTAGGACCGATGCACAACTCGATTCATAATAGTTTACCGGGTGAGGGAAGTTATTCGACCACACAGACAACAGTTCCAAATTCGGGCTTTGCGATTGGCACTTCTTTCTGTTCAGTGCCTCAACCGTCCTCGATTCCGCTCTCAAGCTATGGGCAATTGCCCAGTAGAATGTTGCCCTTTATCGTCAATCAGCAAATGCAAGCTCGGGAGCCAACTACGTTTTCTGAACCAGTCAACCAGTTTAATTCGGTTTATCATAATTCTGTATCAAATCCCGTCACTGGTGCTGTGGTGTCAGGACAACCGAGTGAGCAGTGCGTGAATTCTCAGCGTGGTACCTATCCTACCCCGTCATTCCCCCTACTGCCCGTGAATCACTCTTCACCCTGGAATGTGAACCATCACAGTGCGTACAGTGCAAACCCGGAGTGCGTGAACCGAAATGAAACAGTGTCGACTACCAATTTGCAGCAGCAGTTCAGGGGCCTATCGTCGGAACAAATCGCAGCCCGGCAACTCATGGGAAAGGATTTACCGACATTTTCCGGCAACCCTGAAGACTGGCCGTTATTTTTCGGGATCTATAATAACACCTCACATGCTTGCGGTTATTCGGACGTCGAAAATTTAACCCGACTGCAACGAAGTCTACGTGGGGAGGCGTTGGATGCGGTGCGAAGCAAGCTGCTGATACCGTCTGCCGTACCGTTAATCATCGAGACGCTGAAGCAGATGTACGGAAGGCCggaaatcatgattttttcgtTGCTGAGGAAGGTGAAGGATACTCCCGCTCCAAAGCCGGACAAATTGGAAACGCTGATAACGTTCGGCACAGTAGTTGGAAATCTTTGCGATCATCTGGAAGCTGGACAACAAGAAGCGCACCTGAATAATCCGACGTTGCTGTTCGAGCTAATTGCCAAATTGCCCACCCAGATGCAAATGGATTGGTCCATGTTCAAGGATCAGTTCGTGGAGGTCAACCTGCGAACCTTTGCCCGGTTCATGTCGGTGCTAGTAAAAGCTGCTTCAGACGTCACCTTGCCCGCGCGTGTCAAGCCCGATCAGAGAGGCGCTAAAGCTGGAAGGAGCTGTGAGCGGAATTTCGTTCATGCTCATTCCGAAGTGCGACCATATTCGGAAGAGGCGCCAGTACCGCAACGAGATCGCAATTCGGAAGCCGTAGATAGCAGAAACTGCAAGGTTTGTAAACAAGCCGATCACAGGGTTCGAGATTGCGAAGTTTTCAAGCGCAAGGACTTGGAGGAGCGATGGAGGATCGTAAAAGAGTTGCCGCTATGTAGAACCTGCCTCTTTCAACACGGTCGGCGTCCCTGCAAGGAGAAGAAAGCGTGCGGTGTGCAGGGTTGCGATTACAAACATCATCCACTACTGCATAACCCAAagaaaaatcagccgaatgtaCCTGCTAGTGTGAACAGCCACCGAAACGAAAATCCGAAAGCTTTGTTCCGGATTCTGCCAGTAACCCTGCACAGCCGCGGACGCTCGATCGACGTATATGCTTTCCTGGACGATGGGTCGTCTATCACGTTGATGGAGAATGGCATAGCGGAACAACTGGGACTCGAAGGAAAAAGCGACGTTTTGTGTATGTCTTGGACAGCGGACGTCACCCGAGAGGAGCCCAATTCGAAATGGGTATCGCTGGATGTTTCGGGACAAGGCAGCTCCAGGTGTTTCCCCCTAACGAATATCCGGACGGTGGAGAAACTTTCTTTGCCGGTCCAATCACTCGAATATCGTCGATTGTCGTCCCGTTTTCCTCATTTGGCTGGTCTACCGATATGCGACTACGAAGATGCTGTTCCCCGAATTCTCATTGGAAACGACAATGCTCATTTGTCGGTATCCCTTCGGAAGCGCGAAGGCGAGCCTCATTCTCCGATTGCAACGAAATCCCGCCTTGGATGGTCCATCCATGGATCTTGGTCGAAGCCTGGAGAAACTCTCGTCAACTACAGTTTCCATATTTGTGAATGTTCTTCCCAGTTGAGTAGCCTGCACGAGATAGTGAAGCAATCGTTTGCCGTGGACAACTTAGGAATCGCCGTGTGCCCGAGTCCAGAATCCGACGAAGACAGAAGAGCGCGCCGAATCCTGATAGAGACCACCAAGCGAGTAGCTGGACGTTACGAGACAGGCCTTCTATGGAAACACGATTACTTTGAATTCCCGGATAACTTTGCGATGGCGGTGAAACGTTTGTCTTGCTTAGAGCGACGCATGGCAGCAGATTCCATAATCGGCGAGAGTGTCAGGAAGCAGATTGCGGAATACCAGGAAAAAGGGTACCTGATCAGAGCGACGAAGGCGGAGATTGAAGCGGCGGATCCTCGGCGGACGTGGTATTTGCCACTGGGCGTTGTCGTCAATCCCAAAAAGCCCGGTAAGGTGAGAATCTTCTGCGACGCGGCAGCCAAGGTAGACGGCATTTGTTTGAACACCATGCTGATGAAAGGTCCGGATCTGTTGGTGTCGCTGCCGAAGGTGTTGTACGGGTTCCGAGAAAAGCGGATCGCGGTGTGTGCCGATATCCGCGAGATGTTTCATCGAGTGCTGATTCGCGACGAAGACATCCACGCGCAAAGGATTCTCTGGAGATCGCATACCGAACAGGAGCCTGAGATATTGTTGATGAAAGTGGCCACCTTTGGTGCTTCTTGCTCTCCGTGTTCCGCACAGTACGTCAAAAACGCGAACGCCCGAGAGCATGAAGAAAGATTCCCACGAGCAGCAGAATCGATCATTCATCACCATTACATGGACGACTACCTCCAGAGCTTTGATAGTCCAGAAGAAGCGGCGGAGACTGCTTTACAAGTCCGATTCGTGCATTCCCAAGCAGGGTTCGAAATTCATTCTTGGTCTTCGAACAACGATGAAGTTTTGCGAGCTGTTGGAGAATCCGACCCTTCCTCTGTGAAGTTTTTCGATACTACTGAGTCCGTTTCTACTGAAAGAATCTTGGGCATGTTTTGGGTCCGGGCGGAAGATGCATTCACATTCTCTTCCAGCCTCGGGCGTGTACCAGTGTGGCCCACAAAACGAGAGGTTTTGCGCATAGTCATGAGCATCTACGATCCCCTAGGTCTCCTGTCCCACTTTACCATCCATGGAAAGATCCTTATCCAGGACATTTGGAGAAGCGGAAAGTCGTGGGATGAGCTAATTCCGGAGGATATCCACAAGCGTTGGGAGAAATGGATTGAGTTATTCCCGCGACTGAACGAGATTCGCATACCCCGTGCATACTTCCCCAGTTGGACTTCCCGCGATCTTGGAATGTTGCAATTACATGCGTTTGTAGACGCCAGCGAATCCGCTTACGCATGCGCCGTATACTTGCGGGCAGAAGTAGATGGGATAGTCGAGTGTGCGCTTATATCGGCGAAAGCGAAAGTGACACCGTTGAAAACACTGACGATACCACGGGCGGAGCTGATGGCAGCACTCATAGGAAGTCGCTTAATCGACAACATCGTCAACGACCACTCTTTGAAAATCACCCGACGAGTAATTTGGACCGATTCGCGCACCGTTCTGGCGTGGATTACTTCTGATCTTAGGCGTTACAATCAGTTCGTATCGTGTCGCATAGGGGAAATCATCGAGAAAACGAACCCGTCGGAATGGAGATGGATTCCCAGCAAGCTGAACGTGGCGGACGATGCAACGAAGTGGGGCGCGGGACCGGATTTGGCAGCAGCTAGCAGATGGTGGACGGGACCGGATTTTCTCTATGAGAACGAAGAGAATTGGCCGGCTCAGAAAACGAAATGTCAAGAACCGATGGAGGAGCTTCGCGTATCGAAGAGAGAAGTAGTGGCAGTGCATCGTGAAGTTGACAGCTGGATCTGGCGAATCGATTGGGCGAATTTCTCTAGGTGGAGCAGGCTGGTTCACACATTCGCCTATGTATACCGCTACGTGGGGAATCTTGGCAGAGAAGCTAGAGGTCTCGACCTTCTGATCGATACTCTTGAACAACATGAATTGGTTGCGGCTGAGAGGTTGATTTATCGGACAGCGCAGAGGGAGGAGTATCCTGAAGAAATGGCCATATTGGAGTCGAATCGAGCTGGAAAGAAGAATCTGAATCGCAGCAGTAAATTGGTAAAGCTTTCACCTTTCGTCGATGAGCACGGGGTCATCAGGATGGAGTCGAGGATCAGCGCAGCAGCTTTCGTGTCATATGACGCTCGGAACCCTATCATTCTTCCCCCCAAACATCGACTGACGGAACTCCTGGTACAGTGGTACCACGAGAAATATTTACATCGTAATTTTAGCACTGTGGTCAACGAGCTGCGACAGAAATATCACGTATCGCAACTGAAATCGGTCGTACGTCGGATAGCGAAGGAATGCGCACATTGTAGAGTCTACAATGCCAAACCAGTCGTCCCTCGGATGAGTCCTCTTCCTGCGGCGAGACTCAAATCATTTTGTCGCCCGTTTTCCTACGTCGGACTCGATTATTTCGGGCCAATGCTTATTCGAGTGGGTCGCAGCACCGTGAAGAGATGGGTGGCGCTTTTTACATGTTTGACTGTGCGGGCGGTTCATCTGGAGGTAGTACACTCGCTTACAACGGTTTCCTGCCAGATGGCAGTGCGGCGTTTCATCGGTCGACGAGGATCTCCGATCGAAATATACTCGGACAACGGGACGAACTTCTGGGGCGCTCGGAACGAACTAGTTCGAGAAATCGAGGACATCAACCGAAAACTGGGGACAATCTTCACGAACTCCGCTACGCAGTGGAAGTTCAATCCACCTTCGGCACCCCACATGGGCGGAGCCTGGGAGCGACTAGTTAGGTCAGTAAAGACAGCGTTCTACGCCATGTCCACTTCGAAGAACCCGAACGAGGAGACATTTGGAACGCTGATGGTCGAAGCGGAATCGGTGGTTAACTCCAGACCCTTAACCTTTGTTTCGTTGGAGTCGGAGGATCAAGAAGCGCTGACACCGAACCATTTCATTCTTCTGAGCTCCAGTGGAGTGGTGCAGCCGCAGACAGAAGCAGTGGACCCCAGACTCGCTACGCGCGATGACTATAAACACACTCGTCATCTCACTGACATCTTTTGGCATCGTTGGATCAAAGAATACCTGCCGGTCATTGCTCAACGTACGAAGTGGTTCGAAGAATCAAGATCGCTACAACCCGGAGACTTGGTGGTAATCGTCGATGAGTCGGTTCGGAACGGATGGTTACGAGGCCGAATCATGAAGACGATCGAGGGTGCTGATGGACGCGTTCGCCGAGCAGTGGTGCAAACGTCATCGGGTCCGATAACAAGGCC is a window encoding:
- the LOC129737814 gene encoding uncharacterized protein LOC129737814, which encodes MTSSCGAACNKPDDSHMVQCDVCDLWWHYACVGVGDSIADKDFVCPKCIKSKEAPVPPIEDNISISTVDSCKRRAQLKLQKLEQMKALQERELEQEQRDQERLLEMQKLEKAAEINRKKLALEKIYLDEKFKTLEEEAGDEDDRQSRRSNKSLNSRTLRWKMDRLLGKTTDTTTVFIAPETASTPVSAATTDTRSGVVGYNPSDLVSAIPKLSIEPSTSSTPTTFPAHTGTSHISLPDRQVIVPRGLQTTVEANRNTANTLVLDTISKPLVSTGAIPEITERFPPSLSKFPEVGPMHNSIHNSLPGEGSYSTTQTTVPNSGFAIGTSFCSVPQPSSIPLSSYGQLPSRMLPFIVNQQMQAREPTTFSEPVNQFNSVYHNSVSNPVTGAVVSGQPSEQCVNSQRGTYPTPSFPLLPVNHSSPWNVNHHSAYSANPECVNRNETVSTTNLQQQFRGLSSEQIAARQLMGKDLPTFSGNPEDWPLFFGIYNNTSHACGYSDVENLTRLQRSLRGEALDAVRSKLLIPSAVPLIIETLKQMYGRPEIMIFSLLRKVKDTPAPKPDKLETLITFGTVVGNLCDHLEAGQQEAHLNNPTLLFELIAKLPTQMQMDWSMFKDQFVEVNLRTFARFMSVLVKAASDVTLPARVKPDQRGAKAGRSCERNFVHAHSEVRPYSEEAPVPQRDRNSEAVDSRNCKVCKQADHRVRDCEVFKRKDLEERWRIVKELPLCRTCLFQHGRRPCKEKKACGVQGCDYKHHPLLHNPKKNQPNVPASVNSHRNENPKALFRILPVTLHSRGRSIDVYAFLDDGSSITLMENGIAEQLGLEGKSDVLCMSWTADVTREEPNSKWVSLDVSGQGSSRCFPLTNIRTVEKLSLPVQSLEYRRLSSRFPHLAGLPICDYEDAVPRILIGNDNAHLSVSLRKREGEPHSPIATKSRLGWSIHGSWSKPGETLVNYSFHICECSSQLSSLHEIVKQSFAVDNLGIAVCPSPESDEDRRARRILIETTKRVAGRYETGLLWKHDYFEFPDNFAMAVKRLSCLERRMAADSIIGESVRKQIAEYQEKGYLIRATKAEIEAADPRRTWYLPLGVVVNPKKPGKVRIFCDAAAKVDGICLNTMLMKGPDLLVSLPKVLYGFREKRIAVCADIREMFHRVLIRDEDIHAQRILWRSHTEQEPEILLMKVATFGASCSPCSAQYVKNANAREHEERFPRAAESIIHHHYMDDYLQSFDSPEEAAETALQVRFVHSQAGFEIHSWSSNNDEVLRAVGESDPSSVKFFDTTESVSTERILGMFWVRAEDAFTFSSSLGRVPVWPTKREVLRIVMSIYDPLGLLSHFTIHGKILIQDIWRSGKSWDELIPEDIHKRWEKWIELFPRLNEIRIPRAYFPSWTSRDLGMLQLHAFVDASESAYACAVYLRAEVDGIVECALISAKAKVTPLKTLTIPRAELMAALIGSRLIDNIVNDHSLKITRRVIWTDSRTVLAWITSDLRRYNQFVSCRIGEIIEKTNPSEWRWIPSKLNVADDATKWGAGPDLAAASRWWTGPDFLYENEENWPAQKTKCQEPMEELRVSKREVVAVHREVDSWIWRIDWANFSRWSRLVHTFAYVYRYVGNLGREARGLDLLIDTLEQHELVAAERLIYRTAQREEYPEEMAILESNRAGKKNLNRSSKLVKLSPFVDEHGVIRMESRISAAAFVSYDARNPIILPPKHRLTELLVQWYHEKYLHRNFSTVVNELRQKYHVSQLKSVVRRIAKECAHCRVYNAKPVVPRMSPLPAARLKSFCRPFSYVGLDYFGPMLIRVGRSTVKRWVALFTCLTVRAVHLEVVHSLTTVSCQMAVRRFIGRRGSPIEIYSDNGTNFWGARNELVREIEDINRKLGTIFTNSATQWKFNPPSAPHMGGAWERLVRSVKTAFYAMSTSKNPNEETFGTLMVEAESVVNSRPLTFVSLESEDQEALTPNHFILLSSSGVVQPQTEAVDPRLATRDDYKHTRHLTDIFWHRWIKEYLPVIAQRTKWFEESRSLQPGDLVVIVDESVRNGWLRGRIMKTIEGADGRVRRAVVQTSSGPITRPASKIALLNVVGCKAPEADSPYGRGDVVATSTAHSG